The Pongo abelii isolate AG06213 chromosome 20, NHGRI_mPonAbe1-v2.0_pri, whole genome shotgun sequence genome window below encodes:
- the MISP gene encoding mitotic interactor and substrate of PLK1 isoform X1, whose amino-acid sequence MDRVTRYPILGIPQAHRGTGLVLDGDTSYTYHLVCTGPEASGWGQDEPQTWPTDYKAQQGVLRQGVSYSVRAYPGQPSPRGLHLETGEDEGLKVYRLGARDAHQGRPTWAVHPEDGEDEEMKTYRLDAGDAVPRGLCDLERERWAIIQGQAVRKSGTVATLQAAPDHGDPRTPGPPRSTPLEENVVDREQIDFLAARQQFLSLEQANKEVPHSSPARGTPAGPSPGVSQAPKAFNKPHLVNGHVVPTKPQGKGVFREENKVRAVPAWASVQVADDPGSLAPVESPGTPKETPIEREIRLAQEREADLREQRGLRRAADHQELVEIPSRPLLTKVSLITAPRRERGRPSLYVQRDMVQETQREEDHRREGLHVGRASTPDWVSEDPQPGLRRALSSDSILSPDSILSPAPDARAADPAPEVRKVNRIPPDAYQPYLSPGTPQLEPSAFGAFSKPSGLSTVDTEAATSPKATMSPRHLSESSGKPMSTKQEPWKLPRGSPQANRGVVRWEYFRLRPLQFRAPDEPQQAQVPHVWGWEVAGAPALRLQKSQSSDLLERERESVLRREREVAEERRNALFPEVFSPTPDESCDQNSRSSSQASGITGSYSVSESPFFSPIRLHSSLAWTVEDPVDSAPPGQRKKEQWYAGINPSDGINSEVLEAIRVTRHKNTMAERWESRIYASEEDD is encoded by the exons ATGGACCGCGTGACCAGATACCCCATCCTGGGCATCCCGCAGGCACACCGTGGCACCGGCCTGGTGCTGGATGGAGACACCAGCTACACGTACCATCTGGTGTGCACGGGCCCCGAGGCCAGCGGCTGGGGCCAGGATGAGCCGCAGACATGGCCCACTGACTACAAGGCCCAGCAGGGCGTGCTGAGGCAGGGGGTATCCTACAGCGTGCGCGCCTACCCCGGCCAGCCGTCCCCACGGGGGCTCCACTTGGAGACCGGGGAGGATGAGGGTTTGAAGGTTTACCGCCTGGGCGCCAGGGATGCCCACCAGGGACGTCCAACATGGGCAGTCCACCCGGAGGACGGGGAGGACGAGGAGATGAAGACCTACCGCCTGGATGCTGGGGACGCTGTCCCCAGGgggctgtgtgacctggagcGGGAGCGCTGGGCCATCATCCAGGGCCAGGCAGTCAGGAAGAGCGGCACCGTGGCCACGCTCCAGGCCGCTCCTGACCACGGAGACCCCAGGACCCCCGGCCCACCTCGGTCCACGCCCCTGGAGGAGAACGTGGTTGACAGGGAGCAGATTGACTTCCTGGCAGCGAGACAGCAGTTCCTGAGTCTGGAGCAGGCGAACAAGGAGGTCCCTCATAGCTCCCCGGCCAGGGGGACCCCAGCAGGCCCATCCCCAGGGGTCAGCCAGGCCCCCAAAGCCTTCAACAAGCCCCACCTGGTCAATGGGCACGTAGTTCCCACCAAGCCCCAGGGGAAGGGGGTGTTCAGGGAAGAGAACAAGGTGCGTGCCGTGCCCGCCTGGGCCAGTGTCCAAGTTGCGGATGACCCTGGCTCCCTGGCCCCAGTGGAGTCCCCGGGGACTCCCAAGGAGACGCCCATCGAGCGGGAGATCCGTCTGGCTCAGGAGCGTGAGGCAGACCTGCGAGAGCAGAGGGGGCTTCGGCGGGCAGCCGACCACCAGGAGCTGGTGGAAATCCCCAGCAGGCCCCTGCTGACCAAGGTGAGCCTGATCACAGCCCCACGGCGGGAGAGAGGGCGCCCGTCCCTCTATGTGCAGCGGGACATGGTACAGGAGACACAGCGCGAGGAAGACCACCGGCGGGAGGGCCTGCATGTGGGCCGGGCGTCCACACCTGACTGGGTCTCGGAGGATCCCCAGCCCGGACTCCGGAGAGCCCTCAGCTCGGACTCCATCCTCAGCCCGGACTCCATCCTCAGCCCGGCCCCAGATGCCCGTGCAGCCGACCCAGCTCCAGAAGTGAGGAAGGTGAACCGCATCCCACCTGATGCCTACCAGCCGTACCTGAGCCCCGGGACCCCCCAGCTAGAACCCTCAGCCTTCGGAGCATTCAGCAAGCCCAGCGGTCTCTCCACAGTGGACACCGAGGCTGCGACTTCACCAAAGGCCACGATGTCCCCGAGGCATCTCTCAGAATCCTCTGGAAAACCCATGAGCACAAAGCAAGAACCGTGGAAGCTCCCTCGGGGATCCCCGCAAGCCAACAGGGGTGTCGTGCGGTGGGAGTACTTCCGCCTGCGTCCTCTGCAGTTCAGGGCCCCAGACGAGCCCCAGCAGGCCCAAGTCCCCCACGTCTGGGGCTGGGAGGTGGCCGGGGCCCCGGCACTGAGGCTGCAGAAGTCCCAGTCGTCTGATCtgctggagagggagagggagagtgtCCTGCGCCGGGAGCGAGAGGTGGCAGAGGAGCGGAGGAATGCTCTCTTCCCAGAGGTCTTCTCCCCAACACCAGATGAGAGCTGTGACCAGAACTCCAGGAGCTCCTCCCAGGCATCCG GCATCACGGGCAGTTACTCAGTGTCTGAGTCTCCCTTCTTCAGCCCCATCCGCCTGCATTCAAGCCTGGCGTGGACAGTGGAAGATCCGGTGGACAGTGCTCCTCCCGGGCAGAGAAAGAAGGAGCAATGG TATGCTGGCATCAACCCCTCGGACGGTATCAACTCAGAG GTCCTGGAAGCCATACGGGTGACCCGTCACAAGAACACCATGGCAGAGCGCTGGGAATCCCGCATCTATGCCAGTGAGGAGGATGACTGA